The following nucleotide sequence is from Juglans microcarpa x Juglans regia isolate MS1-56 chromosome 6D, Jm3101_v1.0, whole genome shotgun sequence.
CCGGGCCTGCTGCCTTACCCAGCTCTCATTCTCCCTCTATTCGGTCCACGGACATTGTCTCATCAACTCTGCCCAGTCCTACTATCCCCTTATCCACGACTCCTCAACTCTCCTCAATAAACTCTCAGTCACTACAAACTCCCTCTCAACCCGTACCCATTTCCTTTCAAAATCACCACTCAATTTCAgattcatcttcctcttctccttcgaCAGACTCATCCCCAAACCCTCACCTTGGTCTacttccttcttcctcttccactCAACTTCCTTCAACCCAACTCCCTTTGGCACTACCTTCCACCCAACTCCATGGTTCCCATCCCATGATTACCCGCTCAAAGGCCAACATTCACTGCCCTCTCCTTCGTTCTGACTAAATCGTGCCATGGCTAGATCGCAAATAGCCTCCCTCACTACTTCTACTGCCTCTTCAATTCCTGAGGATCCTACTTCATACATTGAAGCTGCAAAATTCCTTGAGTGGCGTGAAGCCATGTCCACTGAGTTTCATGCCTTACTCCATACCCGTACATGGGATTTCATTCCTCCCTCACCCAAACTCAATATCCTTGGCTGTAAGTGGGTTCTCAAGACCAAAAGGCATGTTGATGGCACCCTTGAGCGACGCAAAGCTAGACTGGTCGCCAAAAGGTTCCATCAGCAACCCGGTCTTAATTACTCTGAAACTTTCTCTTCGATGGTTAAATATGTAACCATCAGGCTTCTCCTTTCGATTGTTGTCACCAAGAGTTGGCCTCTTCATCAGCTTGATATACGAAATGCTTTCTTGCACGAGGACTTGGAGGAGGATGTGTTCATGCATCAACCTATCAGGTTTGTTAATCCTGACTTCACTCATTACATCTGTAAATTACGTAAGTCCATTTATGGGTTGAAGCAAGCTCTCAGGGCTTGGTTCTCCAAGTTAAGAAATTGTTATCCTTAGGATTTCATGCCTTTGTCTCCGATTcatccctttttattttttctgctaATTCTCATTCCATTTATGTACTTGTTTAcattgatgatattattgttaCTGCCTCTAGTCAATCACTGATCACTGACTTTATTTCCTCCCTTCGTTCTGATTTCCTTGTCAAAGATCTTGGTGTCTTGCATTTTTTCTTGGGTCTCAAAATCTGCCGTAATTCCTCTGGTTTATACATGTCACAATCTTGTTACATTAATGACCTTCTCCATAGGACCAACATGCAGAAATCAAAACCTGTGTCTACTCCCATGTGTTCCAATGTTAAACTTTCTGCTCTTGATGGTCCCTCATTTGAAGACCCTCACCTGTATAGAAATGTCGTAGGGAGCCTCCAGTACTTAGCATTTACCCGACCTGACTTATCCGTTAGAGTGAACAAAGTATGCCAGTTTATGCACTGCCCTCAGGTTCCCCATTGGCAAGCCGTCAAGCGTATCTTACGCTATCTTCGACTTACCACCAACTTTGGCCTTCACTTTTCACCATCTTCCTCTCCTAAACTCACTGCATTCTCAAATGCGGATTGGACGGGTTGCCTTGATGATCGTAAATCAATTTGTggtttttgcatttattttggTTCTCATCTGATTTCATGGGGTTCTAAAAAGCAACCTACTATTGCTCGGTCTTCTACAGAGGCTGAGTACAAAGTTGTGGCTAACACCACTTGTGAGCTTTTATGGATTCAATCCTTATTAAAAGAACTGGCAATTTTTTGCCTTGATCCACCCACATTATGGCATGATAACCTTGCTGCCACATACTTATCTGTGACCCTTAAAGCTCCTTTGTTCCTGGCAAAGACCAAGTGGCTGACATTCTCACAAAGCCACTTTCACTAGTACGGTTCAATTTACTGCAGTCCTGCCTTACCATCTCTCTGATACCAGTTGGAGCGAGGGGGGCTATTGAAGCAAAGGTCCACGATGAATTACCAAAAAGCCCTGCATGACTCAGTCCTTAAATAACCAACTGCAGAATGCTAAGAAAGGAAGACTCTTGAAGAAATTAGCAAAACAGACTGTGCTGAGGTGTACAATGTAGATTTGATCTCTGTATTTTTTCTGTTATAGAAATTGTCTATAAATACTCAGTGACTGAGTACTCATTGTACaaggaaaatacaagaaatagaAACATCTTTTAAGAAGGTTTTATTTCTTTCAGGAATTTTGTCAAGCATTTATTGTGTAAGTCCTTTCGGTCCTTTTTACTCATTCAATAGTTCATGATGTTTTCTCAATTGAGAATGTTGGGGGGCATTACACCAGATTTACACGCACTCTCTCCCATGAACATGCATGTACTATTTTTTATGCCCCtatgttttgatgttttgaaTGGCTTTATGATGACCTCTCTGATCCTGACAGTCGGCCGGCCATATGCCCTCGTAAACATGTAATTGTGGTGGGCAATTGTGGTGGGCAGCAAGAGTGTCTACATTGCTGCTGCAGACAGAGCAAAATCATGTTCAAGACATTTGAACTACTCTCTGGGACCCTGCTGCATTCTTAAAAAACTAGGTTGTTTCCTTTTCACTTCCAGTTGTGGTTTTTGAGCCAACAATACAAGCTATGCATTTGGTGACAAATGCCTCTCATGAATAAACCAGATTggtaaaagggaaaaatatcACATGTTCAAATACAAGGCTGCTCTCTCGAGCTATTGAGTTGCAGTTGGTCCTCAACCTCTCCTATAGAGTAACTATCAGTCTTCAACACATATACTGATAGTTAAAAATGGTGATAAATAGTATTTATTCAATTCAAATACttcattattcaaattattatgTTCATGAACATTATAtgtcaaaaaaatggtatgtaAATGATccggtaaaaataaaaaaataaaaaaaccaaccaTTGTTCCTATTTCCACCTAAGTTCTAACACTGTTAATAAATGGTTGACATCAGAATTGCATTGTGACATTGATTTGAACATAATACCTAAGACCCCCAATTATAAAGACTCTGAATTTTTTAACATCAATAAGTGATCTACCAAACTAAAACCACCCAAAGCTACCTAATAAAAACTGGAAGAAGTGGCTCACAGCAAGATTGCGAGTAGAATAATGATAAGCATTAGATTTGGATATTCTACAGGTACAAGTTGGCGTAAGTTGAGATTTTCCTAATCTATATCTTTatactatataattttcaaagcataattttttttggagttttattttataagtaatagtaattttattgatacgaatgaaataggtaTAATATGACGTATACAAAAGGACACATAAATATATTCTAAGGTCAAGAGattaaagacaagaagtcatgcacattgtttccattagtacaatggctgaaaacTAAAGCACTAAAAGTGTGTACGAAAAAATTCTGTAACTCCGTCATTTTACACTCTCTATCTTCAAAATACCGCTCATTTCTTTCCGACCAAATACACCATATGATGCACAacagaatcatcttccacactgctgccacttgaggaCAGACTTGAATCTCCTTCCAACAtgccaataaatccaccaccctcaaaagCATGACCCATGCAACGTCAACTATTTTAAAGATTTCATCCCACAACACCATTGTCATCTCACAATGTAATAATAAGTAATCTACTAATTCTCCATTGTTTTTACACAAATAGTACCAATTCATCACAACGTAACTCCTCTTTCTCAAGTTGTTCGTGGTCAATATCTTTCCATGAGCAGCTGTCCATATATAAAGAAAGCCACTTTAAAAGGCACACAAGACCTCTAGATAGTCTTCGAAGGGAAATGTACATCAGCTTGTGATATCAATATTTTGTAAAACGTCCTGACTGTACATTTTTTGCTGCCATTAACCCTCCACTGCATCTTATCCCCTTGTGCCATGGTGTTTCCCATGGCATATATaaagctgaaaaaatctgaaactgtGGGTAATTCTCAATCACGAGGATCCCAGTTGAAAGGGACATTCCATTGAGGAGGGCCATCAGGAGATGCCGGCAAATCTGCCACAGAAGCATCCTTTCCTGgggttttattaattttataatatctcaaaacaTGCATGCTTAGTTACATAGAGTATTTGTCATTCCAGTAATTCGTGCGCACCGCATAATCTCTGCATATCATTGTCTGGCATCGATCTGATTTTGGCAGAGTAGAGAGATTATTAGTATTGGCGGAAACCATTCACCTGAACCTACGATTATCGTTGTTGTATTATTGTTTTGCAACTGGCGCCACCAAAATTTATTGCTCCATTATGAATCTCAACAAAGAAACCAAGAGCGTATGCTGCTACTTTAACTTTCGTCCCATAATCTCATTAACTCAGTACAAGtgagaaaaaatttgaaacttgaTTCAGAACTCAAAAACTCAGTCCggtacaacaaaaaaaaattgttattcaTCAGCTTTCCTCGAAAATTATGGTACAGACATGGTAGAAGAATGCTCATGCTATAGCAATGTAAGCAAATCTAGAGTTTTATGCAATGAAGAAATGATTGTTACAGAAGGTTTACCATAATTACCTCAACGGtgtattacaaataatattacgTTCAACCAGTATAATCTGTGGAGTATGGACCAATAATACAACCATGCCCCAAAATTATTAGATTCAACCCACAACAGGAATCTGATtgatacccccccccccccccccccccccccttcgttttcttcttttcttcgaACATAAGTAAGCCATATAATACACCATAGTCGTACCTGAAGCCATAAACATCTTCATCATACCTCGATGCAATCATTGTTTATATTATGAGGAGGATTGGCATCAAGAAGGGTCTCTAGTGATCTGGCCTTTCTGTTCCGAGCTCTGCCTGCTTCTTTTAATAACTCAGCCAACCTCCTCTTCTCATCATCTACATCAGGATTTGCGGTCCCAAGCTTTTCCTCCCTTGTTCCAACAACATGCTCCAAAATTTCAATCGCATCATCCAACCTGCGTGTGATATAACGGAAGGCACTACTAAAAATGATAATGTACGCTCGGCATTCAAAACTACAAACCAAATCAAGATCctgataaataattattgttttaatgcAGTTCATAACTAAATATATTTCCATTTTCTCATAATATCAGAAGAGTTAACCATTCAAATCTAACAATCACCTATTGTTCATTacaaaagaaggaagaaattaAAGCAAATATCAGACATTTCATTGATTTTGGTTTTAGTACCACCAAAGATGGACTCGGCCTTGCATGATGAGTAGTACATGGAAAGGAAGACTCAAGGACGATAGAAAGTGCATACCTGCCAACTGCATCATACGTGCCAGCAAGATTGCTATAAACCCCAAGCGTGTCAGGATGATATGGTCCGCACTCTTGTTCCAAAACACTCCTGGCTTCTTCAAATAACTCTGCAGCCTCATTTATAGCATAACGCTGCACACAAGCAAGGCCCATTTGGTTGAGAGCAATTCCAAATAAGGCAGATTTCTTCTCACCACTTGCACGAAGCTTTGAGATAGCATTCTTGAAGGAGTTGTAAGACTCAGAATAATTCCCCAACATGTAGTACATGACCCCCATCTGTGCTTCAATGCTGGCTATTGTACTTTGCTGACCAGGGGCATCATTATATATCTTCAATGCCTTCTGTAGCAATTTGAGTGCCTGCTCAAGCTCATCCATTGATTCATAGATAGCAGAAACATCAGTGAGCCCACTTGCAATCTCCTCTGGAGGGACCTCAAGGATAGGCTTTTCATAAATCCGGAGGGCATTTTCACAGTATGATTTTGATTCCTTTAGTTTACCTGTCTTGTTATACAAGTCAGCCAGACGGACAAAGACCGAACCAACAGCTGGATGATTCTCTCCTTTGGTGGTCTTGAAAACTGTGAGTGCTTTCTGATAAGCAAAAACAGCTTCATCATACCGAGACAAAGATAAGTAGCTATCCCCAATGCTGCAATCGACAGAAGCCACTTCCGCTTCCTGGCCATTAGCCACCATAGCCATGCTGGCTAAAACAAGGTGCTCGAGTGCAGCCTCATGATCTCCTTTTGTTTCACATATAAGACCCATGAGCCTCCTGTCCGCTGCCTCTTCAAGAGAAACAGGCGAACCATTGTctttatgaatgtcaagtgcCATTTGACAAAGCCTCTCAGCCTCATCAAAGTGCAATGCTTGAACGTGAGCCTCAGCCAAATACCTACAAGTCTCACCAACTCTTGGGTCAATTTCTCCCAGAACCTGTCTCTGGACTTCCAATCCCGTTGTGTAACACATAATTGAATTCTCCAGCTGGCCAAGCATTGCATAAGTATCACCCAGTTGCATCTGACCCGCAAATTTAGCAAGAGCATGCTCTTGACCTTCCTCAATTGCTGGAATCTCAATTGAACGCTCAAGAACTGGAATTGCCTCACTGTACTGGCCTAAGCTGCAGTATATTGCAGCGGTAACATGCAAACACATGACCAATTCTAAACTTGGTTTCCCGTTTCCACATATTTCAAATGATTTTGCTGCCCGGAGTGCTAATTCAAGGGCTTTCTGGGGATTATCCCCTGAAGAAATCAACTCCCTTGCTTGCTTAAGCAAGAAGGGTCCCAGATCTGGATTTGCTAATTCTGATTCAGTAGAATCCTGAGGTCCATTCTGTAACTTAGACCCTCCCAAAGTTGAGGTTTGCTGCTTCTTCACGGGAGTGACAcctgtgttttgttttttcaaactcttattgTTCCGCTTCTCAGTAGGCAGTTTCTCGGGACTTTTTCCCTTAGTATTAGATTTTGATGATGTTTCAGATTTCAACTGCAAGCGAGAGGATTTCTTGGAATGCCCTGGAGAAACAGACTTCGTACTCACAGACTGGATCTCCTCCATCTTCCCTGACTTCTTACCAGTGGATGAACTTCCCTTCTTAGGGGAAGAATTGCTCCGAGAATCATTGCCTGGCTTATCAGCTACCTCTTCTTCGATTATCTCCACCTCCTTCATCTCCCCTCCTACTAGATGGCGTAACTCTGAATCAATCCTAGACTCTTCACCATCAGATCTAAGGCTTCGCCTGGAGGGTGATTGATCAGAACTTTGCATGTCACATACATTTTCATAAAGCTGCTCAATCGAGGTCTCAACAACCCCGTCAACAGGGAGATCGGTAACCGCATTCTGAGGGCTTTGACTCGTAGTACTCTCCAGCAACTTATTTTCAACTAAGTTTTCCTTGACAGGTGTAGAATTTCCATTCGGTTCATTCACGACCTTTTCTTCATTAACTTCTTCCATAACAATGCCAGGCATTTCAACTAAATTTTCCTTGATAGGTGTAGAATTTCCATTCACTTCATTCACGACCTTTTCTTCATTAATTTCTTCCATAACAATGCCAGGCATCTTTATGCACCCAAACGGAGAAGAAGGttgataatgaataaataatctACAACAAATGGTCCACCTATAGAACACGTTCAATCAAACAACTGTCATAGCAGATCCAACCAACGAAGCactacatttataaaaatttccattttcacacacacacagagccCGCTTAAGAAAACTTCCAATGACATATGCAGCGCACAGATCAGTAGTTAATTTAACCTATGTTAGGAAAAGATTATAGCGCAAATGCAAGATAATGTCAAAGATTTCAACTCGTGAACAAACTGCCTGTGTTTACCGCAATCAAGTGTAACAAAATTCGGACTTTCCTCATACATCTGTAGAATCCAATAGAGTTTCTCATCAGATCTTCACATAACCAGTAGAAACTTAACTGAGTAATAACTCATAACAAATTGACacataacaattataaaaacccaaaaaacaaaatgaattaataacGCAAGCCCATAAACAATATCACTCAGAATCGCATGAGAAatagaaaggagaaaaaattggGTTCAACCATAAAAGAAGAAACACCTGAATAGGAAATGGAAAGCCAAACCTTAAAACCCGGAACCGAATTTCACAGCAAAGGGATTCTGTTCTCTGGGTGTCAtacaaaaacagaaacagaaatacaaataatgaaaataaaagaaagttctCCTTTTGGTGGTTGAATATATATGAGCCAGGATATTGAAGGAGTCAGGAAGGAAGGATTTTGACCAAAGGGTAGGGGCAAAAGTGGGTATTTTGCAGAGATGCAGCGTCAGAGGGAAGAGAGAGGTCAGAAGGCGACTTCTCACTTCTCTGCCCCATCCTATCTGCGTTCGCGCCTGCAATCTGTCCATTTGCCTTTTTCTTTCGCTGTAACTTCCCTCCCACCTGGCATTGCAAGAATATGGCTGTCGATTTAAAGTACAATTCTACCCCTGAGAtattttaatgaataataataatagtaataaattattaacttTGTTAAAATAAGTATCAGAATATCtgtaaaaggaagaaaatgttttttttttttttttccttcattttttggGTGGGAATGTTAGGTTTTGTGGACAAAAGGTCCAACTCATGAAGTTAACTTGCCTTCTGCTACTCTTCTTTATcaagatttttctttcctttctcctGTTTTTAAACAGTAAACACATGACAAAGCATTCAACGTCTTTTTTATTTACAACAAAActaatcacataaaaattttaatataataaattgagCCTTACTAGGTACACCGCGCCATGTTGAcataattacttttattgaaaagaaaaattttaagagaagaaaaatatcttctgtctcataaaaatcattttcgttttcAATTCGTACCGTTTTTCATTAAACCAATGCTTTACATGTCAGTATCGATACGTGATTTGATGCGCAAACTCTCTTACAAGAAGACTTTTTTtagtaaatttaatttattttccctaGTTAAACAATTTTCTAATGGATTTTAAGGATTTATATTcttttgtgaaaaatgatgtCTCAAGGagtactactatataaaatttgtTGTATCATGCAATCATCTCGCAATGTGACacatttttattagaaaataatgtgtttttgttattattatttaaacttttCGCACGCATCGATCAATCGATAATGACATAGTTGAGATCACAAATACTATGGTGTCTTGAGAATCATCTCAAATGGTAGAATGTTATGTTTCATCTCATGgttatttatatagatataattaTGTCAAAATAAATGGAAACATAGCTTATATGGGTACCATTTTTTGGGTCAATATAGGTACTTATTAAAATCAAGactaattgttttgttttatgcaaTATATGCACTAAACATAAACACTACATACTCAAGAGTAGTTCATACGTCACTCTCTGCCTCTCGAAGCAATTGTTATTTCCTCTTAAATATTGATTGAGTtgatttttcattcattcaagcaagAATGATGCTTTTAGTTatgattgataattttttaatctgcAAGTTTAATACGAATGAGTACGGCTATATCtataaaagaattacataaaaataatctcacaaactgacgtgacttcatCTAatccgttagatttattttacaataaaaacaattttataatttaacgaaCCACATTAAgacacatcagtttgtgagattattttcttgtaatatctttgtgactaaagtattttctttaaaaagaatgatggaCAATACTTCTTTGTATACTTCAGATAAAAGACGCCTAACATAAGCTGCCGAGATTTCGTATCGAGAGtgttaaagtattttttctttttatacagcttttttttgtgtattttaaaaaatatatatatataaacaaaaatactaaaaaaaaaaacatattccaGTAAGGAAAATGGCTagataaatacaaaaaacagaaaatagttAAACATATGTATTCGTTAAGGTGTGCCATTAGGCAGCCATATACCACGTCCAACTAATATAATATAGGCCCAATTTGGAAGGCGAAAGATagtaaaactttattgaataattattgaAGTAAGTaacctataaaataaaataaaataaaataaaataaaataaaataatattattgaagcAAGTGAGTTCTCAAGCTTGAACTGATATGGCATCCACTGTCCAATCATAATAATGGgagaatcacataaaaattacaGAACCTTCTACAAAGCCAAACCTACTCATAGACATAGCCAATGGAAAAAAAACAGAAGTACCAACTATTTAATTATGagcaatgttatatatagtttttaaataaaaattatattataagtctaattaattttatcttttattttttttaaattacaataatatctttattaaaatgatattttttttttatttaataaaagtcTTTCATATgcaatttttaaatgaaaactgcaaatagaatttctcttcaATTATTAGGGACAATTGTACCAATGGTCCAAATCGATTCTATGTTCATAATTTTGGGGAATATttcgaattatttattgtaaacTTTCTTTTAACCAAATGTGATTATCACGAATTTCATTCATGTAAAGTCTCCAATCTGGATTGTAAATTTCATTCATGTAAAGTCAAATAGGAGTCATGGGCTTCAATCATTTAAGATAAGGTCCGACACTTCATGTTGAGCCGAATGGAAAGGGAAAGAGACGAAACTGAGTGCCCAATACTTTTAGAAATACTCCTCCTCAGCTGTTATTTACTCTCACATTTCATacttacaatcttttttttttttttttatagagtgtggaGTAGTGAATAGCgactgataagaagaatttttcatacttttatGATCCAACCAATTTTGTCCGAAACTCGGGTAGCAACCGAGACATATTAGAGTCTTTGTATACCTATCAAGAAGTTGCATTTTTCACTCCAAACCATAAGAATTGACAGGTTAGGTACCTTCAAACTACGACAACCTGAAACTTTGCACTCTCTATTAAGATCTAATCATCAAGATTGAACATGATCTGTGGTGACAGGTGAGAAGGAATATTGCACATATTGAAAAGCAATCTAATACTGCTGGAAGGAAATGCTTTAAGTtccagtatatatattt
It contains:
- the LOC121234549 gene encoding protein KINESIN LIGHT CHAIN-RELATED 3, with protein sequence MPGIVMEEINEEKVVNEVNGNSTPIKENLVEMPGIVMEEVNEEKVVNEPNGNSTPVKENLVENKLLESTTSQSPQNAVTDLPVDGVVETSIEQLYENVCDMQSSDQSPSRRSLRSDGEESRIDSELRHLVGGEMKEVEIIEEEVADKPGNDSRSNSSPKKGSSSTGKKSGKMEEIQSVSTKSVSPGHSKKSSRLQLKSETSSKSNTKGKSPEKLPTEKRNNKSLKKQNTGVTPVKKQQTSTLGGSKLQNGPQDSTESELANPDLGPFLLKQARELISSGDNPQKALELALRAAKSFEICGNGKPSLELVMCLHVTAAIYCSLGQYSEAIPVLERSIEIPAIEEGQEHALAKFAGQMQLGDTYAMLGQLENSIMCYTTGLEVQRQVLGEIDPRVGETCRYLAEAHVQALHFDEAERLCQMALDIHKDNGSPVSLEEAADRRLMGLICETKGDHEAALEHLVLASMAMVANGQEAEVASVDCSIGDSYLSLSRYDEAVFAYQKALTVFKTTKGENHPAVGSVFVRLADLYNKTGKLKESKSYCENALRIYEKPILEVPPEEIASGLTDVSAIYESMDELEQALKLLQKALKIYNDAPGQQSTIASIEAQMGVMYYMLGNYSESYNSFKNAISKLRASGEKKSALFGIALNQMGLACVQRYAINEAAELFEEARSVLEQECGPYHPDTLGVYSNLAGTYDAVGRLDDAIEILEHVVGTREEKLGTANPDVDDEKRRLAELLKEAGRARNRKARSLETLLDANPPHNINNDCIEV